One part of the Oncorhynchus clarkii lewisi isolate Uvic-CL-2024 chromosome 7, UVic_Ocla_1.0, whole genome shotgun sequence genome encodes these proteins:
- the LOC139413031 gene encoding desmin-like → MRGSVLQIASESCVSLSQPPCSSPLQLPAQTLLLLQPRPFSCSSPDPSPAPAQNILLLQPRLFSCSSPEHSPAPAQTLLHSTMSSYRSSAQSAQSGSSSYRRTFGTGYSPAMSHSLYSSRGSGGGLGLGHGGSGHISSRVYEVTKTSASPSYSGYRTSSHFGGPVMSSTAHGSRSYAGMGETLDFSLADALNQEFLHTRTNEKVELQHLNDRFASYIEKVRFLEQQNATLVVEIERLRGREPTRIADLYEEEMRDLRRQVEALTNQRSRVEVERDNLGEDLDKLKLRLQEEILQREDAENNLAAFRADVDAATLARLDLERRIETLQEEIAFLKKIHEEEIREMQSQMQETQVQIQMDMSKPDLTAALRDIRAQYEGIAAKNISEAEEWYKSKVTDLNQAVNKNNEALKEAKMETMEFRHQLQSYTCEIDSLKGTNESLMRQMREMEERHGREAGGFQDTISRLEAEIANMKDEMARHLREYQDLLNVKMALDVEIATYRKLLEGEESRISLPIQNYSTMTFRETSPEHHHRVAESHSKKSVLIKTIETRDGEVVSESTQHQQDIM, encoded by the exons ATGAGGGGGTCGGTACTACAAATAGCCAGTGAGTCCTGTGTGTCCCTCAGTCAGCCTCCCTGCTCCAGTCCACTCCAGCTGCCAGCCCAGACCCTTCTCCTGCTCCAGCCCAGACCCTTTTCTTGCTCCAGCCCAGACCCTTCTCCTGCTCCAGCCCAGAACATTCTCCTGCTCCAGCCAAGACTCTTCTCCTGCTCCAGCCCAGAACATTCTCCTGCTCCAGCCCAGACCCTTCTGCACTCCACCATGAGCTCCTACCGCTCTTCTGCTCAGTCGGCCCAGTCTGGCTCCTCCTCCTACCGCCGCACCTTTGGCACAGGATACAGCCCTGCCATGTCCCATTCCCTCTACAGCAGCCGGGGCTCGGGCGGGGGGCTCGGACTCGGACATGGCGGCTCCGGCCACATCTCCTCCCGGGTCTACGAAGTCACCAAGACCTCTGCCTCGCCCTCTTACTCCGGCTACCGCACCTCGTCTCACTTTGGTGGACCTGTGATGTCATCGACCGCCCACGGTTCGCGGTCCTACGCGGGGATGGGGGAGACGCTGGACTTCAGCCTGGCCGACGCGCTGAACCAGGAGTTCCTCCACACGCGCACCAACGAGAAGGTCGAGCTGCAGCACCTGAACGACCGCTTCGCCAGCTACATCGAGAAAGTTCGCTTCCTGGAGCAGCAGAATGCTACATTGGTGGTGGAGATTGAGAGGCTGCGGGGGCGTGAACCCACACGCATCGCCGACCTGTACGAAGAGGAGATGAGGGACCTGCGTCGCCAGGTGGAGGCCTTGACCAATCAGAGGAGCCGCGTCGAGGTGGAGAGGGACAACCTGGGCGAAGACTTGGACAAACTCAAACTCAG ACTGCAGGAAGAGATCCTTCAGAGGGAGGACGCAGAGAACAACCTGGCTGCTTTCAGAGCT GATGTTGATGCTGCCACTCTGGCCCGTCTAGACTTGGAGAGACGCATCGAGACGCTACAGGAGGAGATCGCCTTCCTCAAGAAGATTCACGAGGAG GAGATCCGTGAGATGCAGTCCCAGATGCAGGAGACCCAGGTGCAGATCCAGATGGACATGTCCAAGCCGGACCTGACAGCTGCCCTCAGGGACATCAGGGCTCAGTACGAGGGCATCGCCGCCAAGAACATCTCGGAGGCCGAGGAGTGGTACAAGTCTaag GTGACAGACCTGAACCAGGCGGTGAACAAGAACAATGAGGCTCTGAAGGAGGCCAAGATGGAGACCATGGAGTTCAGACACCAGCTCCAGTCCTACACCTGTGAGATTGACTCACTTAAAGGCACC AACGAGTCTCTGATGAGGcagatgagagagatggaggagcgcCACGGGCGGGAGGCCGGCGGGTTCCAGGACACCATCTCCCGTCTGGAGGCTGAGATCGCCAACATGAAGGATGAGATGGCCAGGCACCTGAGAGAGTACCAGGACCTGCTCAACGTCAAGATGGCCCTGGACGTAGAGATAGCAACCTACAGGAAActgctggagggagaggagagcag GATTTCCCTGCCCATACAGAACTATTCCACCATGACTTTCCGTG AAACGAGCCCAGAGCATCATCACCGCGTTGCTGAGTCACACTCAAAGAAAAGTGTCCTTATCAAGACCATCGAGACCCGTGACGGAGag GTGGTCTCTGAGTCAACACAGCACCAGCAGGATATCATGTAA
- the LOC139413034 gene encoding transmembrane protein 198-like, translating to MTSTLQTLALKLAPPPQDLNPERLDGCEETGRRYKVVPSVVCSMCCLFGIIYCFFGYRCFKAVMFLTGLMFGSIVIFMLCYKERVLDTQLSVEASVGIGLGIGTLCGLVTMLVRSVGLFMVGLLLGLLVAVATLVGMEELSNSPPRSVWVPLGVLLGLGMLFAVLTLQWQRFFTTVSTAVFGAAVITVALDYFVELFALVLYLYERVKAAPRGRPVCWITWVVLGVWPVLALLGVLIQWKVTAEGYSHTKVIISRQQRRVQLMRIRQKEERRDRSRKRKNKQQRDSTHSSHPPKPLHPEPAYRRKPNPIRRFDGDVLSPSYIQSFRDRQVEARPYPGGGRLMGGGGAHTNVDVDYDCGSTTPLTAAAGPLLRV from the exons ATGACGTCTACGCTGCAAACGCTGGCGCTCAAGCTGGCCCCACCCCCTCAGGACCTAAACCCTGAGCGGTTGGACGGCTGCGAGGAGACGGGCCGGCGCTACAAAGTGGTTCCCTCCGTCGTGTGCTCCATGTGTTGCCTTTTCGGCATCATCTACTGCTTCTTCG gGTACCGTTGTTTCAAGGCGGTGATGTTCCTGACGGGCCTGATGTTCGGCTCCATCGTCATCTTCATGTTGTGTTATAAGGAGCGCGTCCTGGACACCCAGCTCAGTGTTGAGGCCTCTGTGGGCATCGGCCTGGGCATCGGCACCCTCTGCGGCCTGGTCACCATGCTGGTTCGCTCCGTGGGTCTCTTCATGGTGGGTCTCCTCCTGGGCCTCTTGGTGGCTGTGGCTACCCTGGTGGGCATGGAGGAGCTGTCCAACAGCCCCCCGAGGTCGGTCTGGGTCCCCCTGGGGGTGCTGCTCGGCCTGGGCATGCTGTTCGCCGTTCTCACCCTCCAATGGCAACGTTTCTTCACCACCGTGTCCACGGCCGTGTTCGGGGCGGCGGTGATCACCGTGGCGCTGGACTACTTTGTGGAGCTGTTTGCCCTGGTGCTGTACTTGTATGAGAGGGTAAAAGCGGCGCCCAGAGGGAGACCCGTCTGTTGGATCACCTGGGTGGTGCTGGGGGTGTGGCCTGTTCTGGCGCTCCTGGGGGTGCTAATACAGTGGAAGGTGACAGCAGAGGGATACTCCCACACCAAGG TGATAATCAGTCGTCAGCAGCGGCGGGTCCAGCTGATGCGTATCCGTCAGAAGGAGGAGCGGAGGGACCGCAGCAGGAAGAGGAAGAATAAGCAACAGAGAGACTCCACCCACAGCTCTCACCCTCCCAAACCCCTGCACCCCGAGCCCGCCTATCGCAGGAAACCCAACCCTATACGACGCTTTGACGGGGACGTCCTATCGCCT agttaCATCCAGAGTTTCCGGGACAGGCAGGTTGAGGCCAGGCCGTATCCTGGAGGGGGCAGACTGATGGGGGGAGGAGGGGCTCACACCAATGTGGATGTGGACTATGACTGTGGCTCCACCACGCCCCTCACTGCGGCTGCAGGCCCCTTACTACGAGTCTGA